The DNA region TCCCGACCTCGACGGCCGACGTCGCCGCCGTGATGGACTACTGCGCTCGCCGCGAGATTCCCGTCCTCCCCCGCGGCGGTGGGACCAGCCTCGCCGGCCAGAGCGTCAACGAGGCCGTCGTCCTCGACTTCACGACCGACATGGACGCCCTCCTCGAGGTCGACCTCGACGCTCGGCGCGCGACCGCCCAGCCCGGAATCACGCTCGGGCGGCTCAACGAGGCCGTCGCCCCCCACGACCTGAAGTTCGCGCCCGACCCTGCCTGGGGCGACAAGAGCGCCCTCGGGGGCGCCATCGGAAACAACTCGACGGGGGCCCACTCCCTGCAGTACGGTAAGACCGACGCCTACGTCGAGGAGGTGGAAGTCGTCCTCGCCGACGGCACCGTCACCCGCTTCGGCGAGGTCGCTCTCGCGGACCTCTCCGACCTCGCCGACGGCGACGACCTCGAGTCGCAAATTTACGCCGAAGTCGAGCGGATTCTCGAGGAGGAAGGCGAGCGTATCGCCGATCGGTACCCCGACCTCAAGCGAAACGTCTCGGGGTACAACCTGGACTGGCTGCTCGAGGACGCCCGGGGATCGATTCGGGAGGCCGGCGAACGCGACGCCGACGGTGGGACGATCAACCTCGCGAAACTCCTCTGTGGCAGCGAGGGCACGCTCGCCATCGTCACCGAGGCCACCGTCGCCCTCGAGCCGATTCCCGAGACCAAGAGCATGGCCCTACTGACCTACGACAGCGTGCTCGAGGCGGTCGCCGATGTCGAACCCATCGTCGCACACGACCCCGCCGCGGTCGAACTGGTCGACGACGTGTTGATCGACCTCGCGCGCGGGACCGCGGAGTTCGTCGAGGTGACCGAGATGCTTCCGGAGGGCACGGGTGCAGTCCTCCTCGTGGAGTTCTACGCCGAGGACGACGCCGACGGGAAACGAAAGGTGGCGAACCTGCTCGCCGACCGCTGTCCGGCCGTCGCGACGGCCGTCGAAGCCGACCCCGCCGGCAAACGGCCCGACCTGGAGGCTGACGTCCGCGCGTTCGACGCCCTCGAGGCCTACGACGAGGCCACCAGGTCGAACGTCTGGAAGCTCCGCAAGTCAGGCCTCCCGATCTTGCTCTCGCGGACGACCGACGAGAAACACGTCGCGTTCATCGAAGACACCGCCATCCCGCCCGAACACCTCGCCGCGTTCGTCGCCGACTTCCAGGAGGTGCTGGAAGACCACGACACCTACGCGAGTTTCTACGCCCACGCCGGCCCCGGCGTCCTCCACATCCGGCCGCTCGTGAACACCAAAACTGGCGCCGGAGTCGAGAATATGGAGTCCATCGCCGACGCCGCGACGGACCTGGTCGTCGAGTACGACGGGTCGGTCTCGGGCGAACACGGCGACGGCCGCGCGCGCACGCAGTGGAACCGCAAACTGTACGGCGACGAGCTCTGGGAGACCTTCGAGCGGCTGAAGACGGCGTTCGACCCCGACTGGCTCCTGAACCCCGGCCAGGTCGTCTTCCGCGAGGACGACCCCACGGCGATGACCGAGAACCACCGCTTCGGCCCCGGATACGCCTTCGACGCCGATTTCGAACCCAAGCTCGAGTGGGACGTCGACAACGGCTTCCAGGGCATGGTCGAACTCTGTCACGGCTGTGGCGGCTGTCGCGGCGACCAGTCGACGACCGGCGGCGTGATGTGTCCGACCTACCGGGCCAGCCGCGAGGAGATCACCAGCACGCGCGGGCGGGCGAACGCGCTTCGGCAGGCGATGAGTGGCGACCTCGAGCCCGGCGAGGCCTTCACCGACGAGTTCCTCGACGAAGTCCTCGACCTCTGTATCGGCTGCAAGGGCTGTGCGATCGACTGCCCCAGCGAGGTCGACATGGCGAAGCTCAAAGCCGAGGTGACCCACGAGCACCACCAAAGAGACGGCGCGAGCCTGCGCGACCGCCTGTTCGCGAACGTCCACGACCTCTCACGGTGGGGCTCCCGACTGGCTCCGCTGTCGAACCTCGGACCGAAGCTCCCCGGTGCACGGCGGGTGATGGAGGCCGTCGCCGGCATCAGCGCCGACAAACCCCTGCCTCGGTTCCACCGGCGGACGTTCACCAACTGGTTCCAGGATCGTAGCGGCACCTTGCGGCCGCTGTCGGGAGCGACGCGGAAGGCAGTCGTCTACCCGGACACGTTCACGACCTACAACAACCCCGAGGCGGGGAAAGCCGCCGTGCGAGTCCTCGAGGCTGCCGGCGTCCACGTCGCGGTGCCGGACGACCTGGGCGATACGGGCCGCCCCGCGTTCTCGAAGGGGTTTCTCGAGCAGGCGAAGGCGACCGCCCAGGAGAACGTGGAGACGCTCGAACCCGCACTCGAGGATGGCTGGGACGTGGTCGTCCTCGAGCCCTCCGACGCCGTCATGTTCCAGTCGGATTACCTCGACCTCCTCGGCGAGGACGCCCGTTCCCTCTCGCAGGCGACCTACGGGGTCTGTGAGTACCTCGACGCGTTCGACCTGGACGAGGACCTCTCGTTCGTGTCGGGGAACGAGACGCTGACCTACCACGGCCACTGCCACCAGAAAGCGACCCGGAAGGACCACCACGCCGTCGGGGTCCTCCGGCGAGCAGGCTACCGCGTCGACCCGCTCGACTCGGGCTGTTGCGGGATGGCCGGCAGTTTCGGCTACGAGGCCGAACACGCCTCGATGAGTGCGGCAATCGGACGGATCCTGTACGATCAGGTCGACGAGAGCCCAGGGGACCGAGTCGTCGCCCCCGGTGCCTCCTGTCGCACTCAGTTAGCGGCGGGCCAGGGGCGACGCGCCCGCCCGCAGACGCCCATCGAGTGCCTCGAAGAGGCCCTGGAGACACAATCGAAGTATTAAAGGCCGAATCGTGGGGAGATACGTACACGAATGATCGAGGTACCTCTCCAGACGATCGACAACCTGCTGCGCCCCATCCACATGGGCCACGCCCTCATCGGGTTGCTCGTATTAGCGATCCTCGGGACGCTCCCGCTGAAGTCGATGAAGATCATGGGTATCAACCTCGCCGCGCTGGGTGCGCTATTCCTGCTGGTGCCGACGAGCCTGACCGACGGCATGATCGCCTTCCGACTGATCGGCATCGTGCTGGTGCTGATCGGTCCGATTCTCTACGCCGGCGGTCGATAGGACTCGAATTCGTTTATTACTCTTTGTTCCCGACGTCTCTTCTCACCTTTCGTTTCCCTGATCGACGACTCGAGCGGCCGCTGCGGTCGAGACGTGCGACGACTACGCGATAGTTTTTGAAGTGGTACGGGGCAAGGACAGGGTCCGGCGCCGTCACTCGAAGGCCGCGACCAGTTCGCCCTCTTCGAGGGGACCGGGACCGTCGGCCTCGTACTCCTCGACGTCGGAGGTCCCTGCGGAAATCCTGGCCATCCCCGTTTCGTCGACGGCGTAGGTCACTCCGGTGGGCCCGCCGTCTACTATCCACTCGCTGCCGTCTTCGTCGGCTCCGTTGATCGAACCCCCGATGCGGCGACAAAACATCACCGTGATCTCATCGTCCCACTCGAGGAGAAGCTGTGCCTCCACGCTGTTTGAGACGTCGAAAACGTAATACGCGTCCCATTCACACAGAACGTCGTTCGTAAGGTAGGCTTCTTCGAAATTCGCGACGTAGTCGAAGAGCGCGTCGTCGTCGAACGACTCCGGGGGGCCGGGGTACGGAATCGTCGCCACGGTTTCGTACTCGCGGTTCTCGTCGTCGCGTTCGAGTTCGACGGTTTCCGATTCTTTCGTGCACTCGGGACGCTCCACCTGCCCGCCGAAGTGGCCGGCAACCGACTCGGCGTTGATCGTTCGGGAGTCCTCACCGTCGGTACCATCTCCCGGATTTTCGCTGGATTCGCCCGTCGAAGACTCGTCCAGACAGCCAGCGACCGCGGCGACCGCCCCGCCAAGGGCGGCGACCATCGTTCGTCGGTTCATGTACCGGATTGAATGTATCAATGCATAATAGTGACGGAAGCTAAAACGCACGTTTCACCGTCCTCGAGCCTTGCTGGATCGACTCCGTTCGATCCCAGCGCCGCCGAGTCCATCGACGTCCCCCACACCTCCACCGTTCGCATCCGCGGTCAATCCACGTACAGCGAGTACGCGATCACCAGAAAGCCCCCGAGCACGAGCAGACTCTCGATCAAAATACCCACAGGCAGCGCCACCTCGAGCACTTCGAAGAGCACGCCGGCGAGGACGAACCCGAGCGTCACGACGCCGAATCCGACCGCGAGCAGGCCGAGTTCGCGTCGTCTGGTTCGCCGATAGGCCTTGAGCGTCAGATACGTGATGGTCCCGCCGACGACCAGGATCAGCGTCTTGACGATCGTCAACGCGATCATCACGGTCACGTCGCCGGGTGCGTGCGGACTCATAGCTATAGTTCCTCGCGGACTTCCGACCAGAGGTCGGCCAGACGCTCGTCGGCCGTCCGCGGCGGGCGCTCGATTCTGGCGCCCAGGGTGTTGTCGTCCTCAAGTACGAGCGTGATTTCGGAGAAGGCGACCCCGTACTTGCTCGCGTGGTGGCCGTCGCGTCGAATCTCGGTCGACTCTTCGAGCAGGGTCGCTTCGGTCAGCGACTCGAGTTTTCGGTACAGCGTCGACTGTGGGATGTCACAGCGGGCGTTGAGTTCTGCGGCTGTCATGGGTTCGTCGAGGTGGCGGATGATTTCACGGCTATCGGGATCGTCCAGGGCGGCGCAGATGTCCTCGGCCGAGGGGGCGACGTCCGAGGTGAGTGGATCCCGAACCATTCGCGTGGAAATTCGAAGAAGGAGCCTTTAATCCCATCGGTCGATGAGCCAATACGACCCGAATACGTTCGTGGCGATCAGCGTCGCGGATCACGCAGACCTCGAGCGCCAGTCCGCCGAGTTCGAGCGCCTCGTCGTCTGCTCAGACCTCGAGCGCCAGTCCGCCGAGTTCGAGCGCCTCGTCGACGTCCCGGTCCTCGTGGACCACGGCGGCGACGGCACGGGCGATCCCCTCGGGGTCCTCGTGCTGGAAGATCGATCGACCCATCGAGACGCCAGCACCGCCGGCGTCCACGGCTCCGCGAACCATCTCGAGGGTCTGGCGGTCGGTACCGCGGGAACCGCCGGCGATGACGACCGGAAGCCGAGTGGCCTCGACGACGTGTTCGAAGCTGTCGGCGTCGCCGCTGTAGCCGGTTTTTACGATATCGGCGCCGACCTCCTCGGCGAGACGGACGGCGTGGCCGAGCGCCTCGGGGTCGTCGCCCGCGACGTCGGGGCCGCGCGCGTAGGCCATCGCGAGGACCGGGATGCCAAAGCGGTCGGCCGCGCTGGTCAGTTTGGAGAGGTCCTCGAGCTGGCCGGGCTCGTGGGTCGAACCGACGTTGATGTGAAAGGAAACGGCGTCGGCGCCGGCCCGGATCGCGTCCTCGACGGTCCCCGTGAGGCGCTTGTCGTTTTCGTCCGGCCCGATGGTCGTCGAGGCGTTGAGGTGGACGATGTAGCCCGCGTCGTTCTTGCTCGAGTGGACGCGCGGGGCGATGCCGCGCTGGGTCAAGACGGCGTCGGCGCCGCCGCGCGTGACCGCGTCGATGGTCGATTCGATGTCTTTCAGGCCCGTTACGGGGCCGAGGGTGATCCCGTGGTCCATCGGAACGATGACGTACCGCCTGTCTGTTCCGATGCGGTCGAGTCGTGCGTCGAGTCCGGCTGTCAAAGTCATATTGCGAATGTGTAGCAAACTGGTGGTTATGGCTGTTCTGGTTGCGGTACGTTTTCCGGGTTCGCGCCGCGGGCGGCGCCCTCGGCGAGTTCGCGAGCCTTCGCTTCGAGGCGGGCCGCGGTCTCGGCGGTCGGTTCGTCGTTCTCGTGGCCCTCGGCGACAATGTCCACCAGGGCGCTCCCGACGATGACCCCATCGGCCCCCGAGGCGACGATGCGTTCGGCGTGGTCACCGGTCTTAATGCCGAAGCCGACCGCCTTCGGGACGTCCCAGTCGGCCAGTCGCTCGAGGCTCGCGTTGGTATGATCGGAGACGTCCTCGCGCGCGCCGGTCGTTCCGAGTCGCGCCTGGACGTAGACGTACCCCGAGACGCGCTCGCGCATGCGTTCGAGGCGCTCGCCGCGGGTGGTGGGCGCGACGATGAAGATCAGGTCGAGGCCGAACTCGTCGCACGCGTCGCGCAGCGGGTCGGCCTCCTCTGCCGGTAAGTTGGGGACGACGAAGCCCTCGAGGCCGGCCTCGGCAGCGCGTTCGACGAAGGGGCGAGGGCCCTGCTCTTCGCCAAATTGGTAAATCAGGTTGTAATACGTCATACACACCAGCGGCGCCTCGACCTCGAGGTCCTCGACGAACGCGAAGAAGCGCTCGGGCGTCATCCCGCCTTCGAGTGCGCGAACGACGGCCTCCTGGATCGTCGGCCCCTCCGCGATCGGTTCCGAGAACGGCAGGCCGAGTTCGATTACGTCCGCGCCGCCCCGATCCAGGGCCTCGACGTACTCGAGGGAGGCCTCGTAGGTCGGATCGCCCGCCGCAAGGTACGGGACGAACGCGGGGCCGCCGGCGAACGCCGCGTCGATGCGGTCGCTCATCGCAGGCCCCCCTCGCTCGCGAAGACCGACAGGTCGGGCGCGGCCTCGAGCCCTCGTTTTTCCGTCTCCTCGATCACCGTCTCGAGGTCCTTGTCGCCGCGACCGGAGACGGTGACGACGACCGAATCGCCCAGCACCTCGTCGGCGTCGTCGCGGCCGGCCGCTTCGTGGAGGAAACCGAACGCGTGGGCCGTCTCGAGTGCTGGGATGATCCCCTCCTCGGTCGAGAGGCGGTGGAAGGCCTCGAGCGCGGCGTCGTCGTCGACGGTGACGGGCGTGACTCGACCCGACTCGACGAGGTGGGCGAGTTCGGGGCCGACGCCGGCGTAGTCGAGGCCGGCGGAGACGCTGTGGGATTCCATGATCTGGCCGTGGGAGTCCTGCAGGAGGTGCGTTCGCGCGCCGTGGAGGACGCCCTCGGTGCCCGTCGAGAGCGTCGCGGAGTTGGGCGCGACCCCCGCGTCCTCGTCGACCTCGAGGGAGGAGCCGCCGGCTTCGACGGCGTAGAGCGACACGGATTCATCGGCGGTAAAGTGGTGAAACGCACCTATCGTGTTCGACCCGCCGCCCGCGCAGGCGAGCACCGAATCCGGCAGCGAGCCGATCTGCTCGAGACACTGCTCGCGCGCTTCCTCGGAGATTACCGATTGAAAGTCCCGGACCATCGCCGGGAACGGGTGGGGGCCGACGACCGAGCCGATGACGTAGTGGGTGTTCTCGACCGTCTGAGACCAGTCGCGCATCGTCTCCGAGATGGCCTCCTTGAGCGTTCCGCGGCCCGCATCGACCGGGTTCACCTCCGCGCCGTTGATCCGCATCCGGAAGACGTTGGGTCGCTGGCGGTTCACGTCCGTCCGACCCATGTAGATTTCGCAGGGCATGTCCAGGTGGGCGGCGGCCATCGCGGTCGCGGTCCCGTGCTGGCCTGCGCCGGTCTCGGCGATGATTCGCTCTTTGCCCATGTACTTCGCGAGCAGGACCTGCCCGAGCGCGTTGTTCAGTTTGTGCGCGCCGCCGTGGACCAGGTCCTCGCGCTTGAGGTACACGTCGCGGCCATAGCGCTCGCTGAGTCGGTCGGCCCGTTGGAGCGGCGTCGGTCGTCCCCCGAAGTCCCGGAGCCGTCGGCGGAACTCGTCCATGAAGCCGTCCTCGTTCGCGAGGACGTACCGCTGGTAGGCGTCCTCGAGTTCCTCGAGGGCGGGCATCAGCGCCTCGGGGACGTACTGGCCGCCGAAGCGGCCGAAGGTACCGTCCTCGAGAGATCGATCGTCCCCCTCGTGTTCGGTTTCGTTCTCGCGCGCGGATGGAGTGCGCTCGGTGCCGTCGTCGCTTGTCTCTAACTCGGTCATGTCGTATCAGTCTCCGCCGTCGTCAGCCGCCGGGTGTTCGCACGCACGTCGCCGTCCGTCTCGCCCGCGTGATCCATGATCGCGCTCCCGACCAGGAGGGCGTCGGCGCCCGCCTCGCGCATTCGCCGAACGTCCGCCGGCGTCGAGATGCCGCTCTCTGCGATCAGCGTCACGTCGTCAGGGACGTGGGGCGCGACCGACTCGAAGGTTTCGAGGTCGACCTCGAGGCGAGCCAGGTCACGGTTGTTCACGCCAATGACCTCGGCGCCCGCCTCGAGGGCCGTCTCGAGTTCCGCCCGATCGTGGACCTCCACGAGGACCTGAAAACCTCGATCCCGCGCGGCAGCGAGCAGTCCCGCGAGGTCGTCGACGAAGCGGGCGATCAGGAGCACGAGATCGGCCTCCACGAGGTCGAGATGGGCTTCCTCGAGGACGAAATCCTTGCGGAGCACGGGGACGTCGACGGCCGCTCGAACGTCTCGAAGGGCGTCAGCGGAGCCGCCGAAGTGAGTCGGTTCGGTGAGGACGGAGATGGCCGTCGCCCCGCCCGCGACCATCTCCTGGGCGAGGGTAGCCGGGTCGTCGTTCCGAACCCCGTCGCTCGTGGGGCTCGTCGGTTTTACTTCCGCGATGATCGGCACCCGTCCGTCGGCTTCGGCCCGCTCGAGCGCGCGTTCAACCGAGCGCGGGTCGACGTCGAGAACCGCGTCGGCTCCGCCGCGTTCGCCGGCCGACTCGAGAATCGACCGGACGGAGGCCGCGAGGTCGCCAGTGGTTTCCATTATCGTACATCAATGTACTAATCTATACATAAGACTTGCGGGACGCGTGCAAATATCCAGCCCATCGGTACCGTATTATGCTCGGTCCGCCACACGACGACCATGCACGTCACTCTCTCGCCCTCGAGCGTTCGCGGGACCGCTCGCGCCCCGCCGTCGAAGAGTTACACTCACCGGGCCATTCTGGCCGCGGGCTACGCCGACGAGGCGACCGTCCACGACCCGCTCTGGTCGGCCGACACGAAGGCGACTGCACGCGCCGTCGAGGCATTCGGCGGGGACGTCCTGCGGGCGGGCGACGACCGCCTCGAAGTATCTGGGTTCGACGGTCGGCCCGCAGTCCCGGAAAACGTGATCGACTGCGCCAACAGCGGCACAACGATGCGCCTGGTCACCGCGACCGCGGCGGTGGCCGACGGCACGACCGTCCTCACGGGCGACGAATCGCTCCGCTCGCGCCCGCAGGGACCGCTGCTCGAGGCGATCGATGACCTCGGCGGCCAGGCGTTCAGCACGCGCGGGAACGGTCAGGCGCCGCTGGTCGTGACTGGTCCCGTTTCCGGAAACCGTGTCTCGATCCCCGGCGACGTCTCCTCCCAGTACGTGTCGGCCCTGCTGATGGCCGGCGGCCTGCTCGAGGACGGCCTCGAGATTGCCCTCGAGACGGAACTCAAGTCGGCGCCCTACGTCGACGTCACCCTTGAGGTCCTCGAGGACTTCGGCGTCGCCGCCCGGCACACGGACGACGGCTTCGCCGTCGACGGCGGGCAGTCCTACCAGGCCGCGGGCGGTTCGTACCACGTCCCCGGCGACTTCTCCTCGATTTCGTACCTGGCGGCCGCGGGCGCCGTCGCCGGCGACGAAAGCGTCCGCGTCCGCGGCGTCTATCCGAGCGCACAGGGCGACAGCGCCATCCTCGAGGCCCTCGAATGCATGGGTGCCGACGTGGCCTGGGACCGCGAGGAGGGGGTCCTCGAGGTCTCCCGAAGCGACCTCGAGGGCGTCGAGGTGTCGGTCGCGGACACCCCCGACCTGCTGCCGACGATTGCGGTCCTGGGCGCCGTCGCCGAGGGTGACACCCATATCACGAACGCCGAACACGTCCGTTACAAGGAGACCGACCGCGTGAGCGCGATGGCCGAAGAGTTGGGAAAGATGGGCGTGCGGACGACGGAGGAACGCGATTCCCTGACCGTTCACGGCGACGATTCCTCGCTCGAGGGCGCGGCAGTTGACGGCCGGGGCGACCACCGGATCGTCATGTCGCTGGCCGTCGCGGCCCTCCAGGCGGAGGGCGAGACGCGCATCGCAGGTGGCGAACACGTCGACGTCTCGTTCCCGTCGTTCTTCGACGTGCTCTACGACCTGGGAGCAAGCCTCGAGCGGTCGGCGTAGGTCGACCCTCGAGAGAACAGCTACGTCGAATCTCGAGCGTGAGACGGTCTCGAGCGGCTGATCGAAGCGGCGAAGCGAGCCGAGCAACGGTTCGTTGATACGCGAATTCCTTTAAGTACCTCTCGTCACAAGGTGGAGCTATGAAGGGCATTTTGGCGGCGCCGACGTTCCACTCTCGGTAGCGACGGTTCCGCGTCCAAAGTGCGAACCTATCAATCGAGGAGAACGCGAGCGAGGGTTTTTCACCGTCTACGTTCCATCCACGCACGAGGATGAGTCCGAACGGCGTGCCGCAGGGAGCGAGGCTCGAGCGACCGAGTGGCGACGACGGCGAGCGGGAAATCGAAAACCGTCCCGGCTCGGGGTCGCTCTCGCGGGCCGCTCACCAGCGCGACGCCACCGTTCGCCAGTGGGGCGTCATCACGCCGAGCGCGACCGTCATCGGCCGGCCCGACTCGCCCGAGACGGACCTCTCGTCGAGCGTCCGTCGACTCCACGACGAGCAGCACCCCGCGACCCCCGGCTACGCCGAACGCGCCCACCGTCTCGACCGGTTGCGAACGACCCAGGCGTTCTGTAACGCCCTCGAGTTGACGCCGTGGCAGCGAGATCTGGCGCTGGGCGTCATGGACGAGATCGACCTCACCGCATTCGGGAGCCAGCGCGCCATCGCGACGGTCGCGCTGGTGGTGATCCGTCACGTCGTCGACGTGGACCGGCGCGCGTACTTCGGCCTCGACGACGTCGACGTGAGCGACCTCTCACCCGAGCGAATGGAGGAACTATTCGGCCAGTACCGCGCCCACGACATCACCGACGACCCGACGTTTGAACGCCTCGCGGCCCACCACGGGCTC from Natronosalvus rutilus includes:
- a CDS encoding FAD-binding and (Fe-S)-binding domain-containing protein → MATERGVDPAADSRATYDYRSDDVDRPALVEDIARVVEGDVRADSYSRSLYATDASIYEMTPIAVVFPTSTADVAAVMDYCARREIPVLPRGGGTSLAGQSVNEAVVLDFTTDMDALLEVDLDARRATAQPGITLGRLNEAVAPHDLKFAPDPAWGDKSALGGAIGNNSTGAHSLQYGKTDAYVEEVEVVLADGTVTRFGEVALADLSDLADGDDLESQIYAEVERILEEEGERIADRYPDLKRNVSGYNLDWLLEDARGSIREAGERDADGGTINLAKLLCGSEGTLAIVTEATVALEPIPETKSMALLTYDSVLEAVADVEPIVAHDPAAVELVDDVLIDLARGTAEFVEVTEMLPEGTGAVLLVEFYAEDDADGKRKVANLLADRCPAVATAVEADPAGKRPDLEADVRAFDALEAYDEATRSNVWKLRKSGLPILLSRTTDEKHVAFIEDTAIPPEHLAAFVADFQEVLEDHDTYASFYAHAGPGVLHIRPLVNTKTGAGVENMESIADAATDLVVEYDGSVSGEHGDGRARTQWNRKLYGDELWETFERLKTAFDPDWLLNPGQVVFREDDPTAMTENHRFGPGYAFDADFEPKLEWDVDNGFQGMVELCHGCGGCRGDQSTTGGVMCPTYRASREEITSTRGRANALRQAMSGDLEPGEAFTDEFLDEVLDLCIGCKGCAIDCPSEVDMAKLKAEVTHEHHQRDGASLRDRLFANVHDLSRWGSRLAPLSNLGPKLPGARRVMEAVAGISADKPLPRFHRRTFTNWFQDRSGTLRPLSGATRKAVVYPDTFTTYNNPEAGKAAVRVLEAAGVHVAVPDDLGDTGRPAFSKGFLEQAKATAQENVETLEPALEDGWDVVVLEPSDAVMFQSDYLDLLGEDARSLSQATYGVCEYLDAFDLDEDLSFVSGNETLTYHGHCHQKATRKDHHAVGVLRRAGYRVDPLDSGCCGMAGSFGYEAEHASMSAAIGRILYDQVDESPGDRVVAPGASCRTQLAAGQGRRARPQTPIECLEEALETQSKY
- a CDS encoding DUF7521 family protein; the protein is MSPHAPGDVTVMIALTIVKTLILVVGGTITYLTLKAYRRTRRRELGLLAVGFGVVTLGFVLAGVLFEVLEVALPVGILIESLLVLGGFLVIAYSLYVD
- a CDS encoding winged helix-turn-helix domain-containing protein, with protein sequence MVRDPLTSDVAPSAEDICAALDDPDSREIIRHLDEPMTAAELNARCDIPQSTLYRKLESLTEATLLEESTEIRRDGHHASKYGVAFSEITLVLEDDNTLGARIERPPRTADERLADLWSEVREEL
- a CDS encoding 2-amino-3,7-dideoxy-D-threo-hept-6-ulosonate synthase, with the translated sequence MTAGLDARLDRIGTDRRYVIVPMDHGITLGPVTGLKDIESTIDAVTRGGADAVLTQRGIAPRVHSSKNDAGYIVHLNASTTIGPDENDKRLTGTVEDAIRAGADAVSFHINVGSTHEPGQLEDLSKLTSAADRFGIPVLAMAYARGPDVAGDDPEALGHAVRLAEEVGADIVKTGYSGDADSFEHVVEATRLPVVIAGGSRGTDRQTLEMVRGAVDAGGAGVSMGRSIFQHEDPEGIARAVAAVVHEDRDVDEALELGGLALEV
- the trpA gene encoding tryptophan synthase subunit alpha; amino-acid sequence: MSDRIDAAFAGGPAFVPYLAAGDPTYEASLEYVEALDRGGADVIELGLPFSEPIAEGPTIQEAVVRALEGGMTPERFFAFVEDLEVEAPLVCMTYYNLIYQFGEEQGPRPFVERAAEAGLEGFVVPNLPAEEADPLRDACDEFGLDLIFIVAPTTRGERLERMRERVSGYVYVQARLGTTGAREDVSDHTNASLERLADWDVPKAVGFGIKTGDHAERIVASGADGVIVGSALVDIVAEGHENDEPTAETAARLEAKARELAEGAARGANPENVPQPEQP
- the trpB gene encoding tryptophan synthase subunit beta, whose product is MTELETSDDGTERTPSARENETEHEGDDRSLEDGTFGRFGGQYVPEALMPALEELEDAYQRYVLANEDGFMDEFRRRLRDFGGRPTPLQRADRLSERYGRDVYLKREDLVHGGAHKLNNALGQVLLAKYMGKERIIAETGAGQHGTATAMAAAHLDMPCEIYMGRTDVNRQRPNVFRMRINGAEVNPVDAGRGTLKEAISETMRDWSQTVENTHYVIGSVVGPHPFPAMVRDFQSVISEEAREQCLEQIGSLPDSVLACAGGGSNTIGAFHHFTADESVSLYAVEAGGSSLEVDEDAGVAPNSATLSTGTEGVLHGARTHLLQDSHGQIMESHSVSAGLDYAGVGPELAHLVESGRVTPVTVDDDAALEAFHRLSTEEGIIPALETAHAFGFLHEAAGRDDADEVLGDSVVVTVSGRGDKDLETVIEETEKRGLEAAPDLSVFASEGGLR
- the trpC gene encoding indole-3-glycerol phosphate synthase produces the protein METTGDLAASVRSILESAGERGGADAVLDVDPRSVERALERAEADGRVPIIAEVKPTSPTSDGVRNDDPATLAQEMVAGGATAISVLTEPTHFGGSADALRDVRAAVDVPVLRKDFVLEEAHLDLVEADLVLLIARFVDDLAGLLAAARDRGFQVLVEVHDRAELETALEAGAEVIGVNNRDLARLEVDLETFESVAPHVPDDVTLIAESGISTPADVRRMREAGADALLVGSAIMDHAGETDGDVRANTRRLTTAETDTT
- the aroA gene encoding 3-phosphoshikimate 1-carboxyvinyltransferase, which encodes MHVTLSPSSVRGTARAPPSKSYTHRAILAAGYADEATVHDPLWSADTKATARAVEAFGGDVLRAGDDRLEVSGFDGRPAVPENVIDCANSGTTMRLVTATAAVADGTTVLTGDESLRSRPQGPLLEAIDDLGGQAFSTRGNGQAPLVVTGPVSGNRVSIPGDVSSQYVSALLMAGGLLEDGLEIALETELKSAPYVDVTLEVLEDFGVAARHTDDGFAVDGGQSYQAAGGSYHVPGDFSSISYLAAAGAVAGDESVRVRGVYPSAQGDSAILEALECMGADVAWDREEGVLEVSRSDLEGVEVSVADTPDLLPTIAVLGAVAEGDTHITNAEHVRYKETDRVSAMAEELGKMGVRTTEERDSLTVHGDDSSLEGAAVDGRGDHRIVMSLAVAALQAEGETRIAGGEHVDVSFPSFFDVLYDLGASLERSA
- a CDS encoding DNA-directed RNA polymerase subunit epsilon, with the translated sequence MSPNGVPQGARLERPSGDDGEREIENRPGSGSLSRAAHQRDATVRQWGVITPSATVIGRPDSPETDLSSSVRRLHDEQHPATPGYAERAHRLDRLRTTQAFCNALELTPWQRDLALGVMDEIDLTAFGSQRAIATVALVVIRHVVDVDRRAYFGLDDVDVSDLSPERMEELFGQYRAHDITDDPTFERLAAHHGLDTTSLNRLRRVLKGQLEAELPAYGRAPYRDPNLPTGVTESVDVDEAEGEGAKADATSDDETDGVDGAGDEFHDE